Proteins co-encoded in one Papaver somniferum cultivar HN1 chromosome 5, ASM357369v1, whole genome shotgun sequence genomic window:
- the LOC113282844 gene encoding taxane 13-alpha-hydroxylase-like isoform X1, whose amino-acid sequence MSTFPVLMIVSAVTLLFLFRLVRKHKRDSSKSYPKGSMGFLPVIGESLSFVNAHKANRGQEWVEERVAKYGPIFKTSLMGGPTVFITGRAGTKFVLGAETEVLAPRQPFTIAAIMGKHNLFEVSGTKRYKPLRRAMMSFLKPDILQGHTKLMDNMVKARIDNETKGKDTITTISFMKKLTFHVASQILFGIADDSTEEALYKEFGYCFEAMWSAPFNFPGTTFRKGIQARKRIVNTMLPIMEKRKEQIKKGTLNPMNDVLSCMLSLETEAAENGDHEEPITMNEVIDNFVALMIASHDSSAAVLTWVIWKLAKDREIYDNVVREQMSIIEERKQRQEGGGEADGLIWGDVSKMKYTWRVVQEVVRVIPPFFGSFRTAIKDTSYGGYDIPKGWQVFWVAFSTHMNNDIFNDPAKFDPSRFDSKSNIIPPYSYLAFGAGHHICIGLEFARVEALVVLHHMVTKFEWSLVNSDEKLTRLALPYPEMGLPINLISRSSC is encoded by the exons ATGTCTACATTTCCGGTGTTGATGATAGTGAGTGCTGTTACTCTTCTGTTTCTTTTCAGGTTGGTTAGAAAACATAAGAGAGATTCAAGTAAAAGCTACCCAAAAGGATCTATGGGTTTTCTCCCAGTAATCGGAGagagtttgagttttgtgaaCGCCCATAAGGCTAATCGTGGGCAAGAATGGGTTGAAGAGAGGGTTGCAAAATACGGTCCTATCTTCAAAACTTCTCTCATGGGTGGTCCTACTGTGTTTATAACTGGTCGTGCCGGTACTAAATTTGTACTCGGTGCTGAGACTGAAGTTCTTGCTCCTAGACAACCGTTTACGATTGCTGCTATCATGGGTAAACACAATCTATTTGAAGTCTCAGGAACTAAGAG GTATAAACCTCTTCGACGAGCTATGATGAGTTTTTTAAAACCAGATATCCTTCAAGGGCACACAAAACTTATGGACAATATGGTGAAGGCACGCATAGACAATGAAACCAAAGGAAAAGATACAATCACTACGATAAGTTTTATGAAGAAGCTAACATTTCATGTCGCTAGTCAAATATTGTTTGGGATAGCTGATGATTCAACTGAAGAAGCCTTGTATAAAGAGTTTGGATATTGTTTTGAAGCTATGTGGTCCGCACCTTTTAATTTTCCGGGGACAACTTTTAGGAAAGGTATCCAAGCAAGGAAAAGGATTGTAAATACGATGTTACCAATCATGGAGAAAAGGAAGGAACAAATCAAGAAAGGGACACTAAACCCTATGAACGACGTATTGTCTTGCATGTTGTCATTGGAAACAGAAGCTGCCGAGAATGGTGATCATGAAGAACCCATTACGATGAATGAAGTTATTGATAATTTCGTTGCTCTGATGATTGCTAGCCATGATAGTTCAGCTGCAGTCCTGACTTGGGTCATTTGGAAATTGGCTAAAGATCGCGAGATCTATGATAATGTTGTCAGAG AGCAAATGAGCATTATAGAAGAAAGAAAGCAGCGACAAGAAGGTGGTGGTGAAGCTGACGGACTGATATGGGGCGATGTATCCAAAATGAAATACACATGGAGAGTAGTACAAGAAGTGGTGAGGGTCATTCCTCCTTTCTTTGGAAGTTTCAGAACTGCAATCAAAGACACCAGTTATGGTGGTTATGACATCCCAAAGGGATGGCAG GTATTTTGGGTGGCTTTTTCAACACACATGAACAACGACATATTCAATGACCCGGCAAAATTCGATCCCTCTCGTTTTGACAGCAAGTCTAATATTATCCCCCCTTACTCGTACTTAGCATTCGGAGCAGGCCATCATATTTGCATCGGCCTCGAATTTGCTAGAGTTGAAGCACTGGTAGTGTTGCATCATATGGTGACCAAATTCGAATGGTCACTTGTAAATTCAGACGAGAAACTAACTCGTCTAGCTTTGCCATACCCGGAAATGGGTCTTCCAATCAACCTCATATCAAGAAGCAGTTGTTGA
- the LOC113282844 gene encoding taxane 13-alpha-hydroxylase-like isoform X2, producing the protein MSTFPVLMIVSAVTLLFLFRLVRKHKRDSSKSYPKGSMGFLPVIGESLSFVNAHKANRGQEWVEERVAKYGPIFKTSLMGGPTVFITGRAGTKFVLGAETEVLAPRQPFTIAAIMGKHNLFEVSGTKRYKPLRRAMMSFLKPDILQGHTKLMDNMVKARIDNETKGKDTITTISFMKKLTFHVASQILFGIADDSTEEALYKEFGYCFEAMWSAPFNFPGTTFRKGIQARKRIVNTMLPIMEKRKEQIKKGTLNPMNDVLSCMLSLETEAAENGDHEEPITMNEVIDNFVALMIASHDSSAAVLTWVIWKLAKDREIYDNVVREQMSIIEERKQRQEGGGEADGLIWGDVSKMKYTWRVVQEVVFWVAFSTHMNNDIFNDPAKFDPSRFDSKSNIIPPYSYLAFGAGHHICIGLEFARVEALVVLHHMVTKFEWSLVNSDEKLTRLALPYPEMGLPINLISRSSC; encoded by the exons ATGTCTACATTTCCGGTGTTGATGATAGTGAGTGCTGTTACTCTTCTGTTTCTTTTCAGGTTGGTTAGAAAACATAAGAGAGATTCAAGTAAAAGCTACCCAAAAGGATCTATGGGTTTTCTCCCAGTAATCGGAGagagtttgagttttgtgaaCGCCCATAAGGCTAATCGTGGGCAAGAATGGGTTGAAGAGAGGGTTGCAAAATACGGTCCTATCTTCAAAACTTCTCTCATGGGTGGTCCTACTGTGTTTATAACTGGTCGTGCCGGTACTAAATTTGTACTCGGTGCTGAGACTGAAGTTCTTGCTCCTAGACAACCGTTTACGATTGCTGCTATCATGGGTAAACACAATCTATTTGAAGTCTCAGGAACTAAGAG GTATAAACCTCTTCGACGAGCTATGATGAGTTTTTTAAAACCAGATATCCTTCAAGGGCACACAAAACTTATGGACAATATGGTGAAGGCACGCATAGACAATGAAACCAAAGGAAAAGATACAATCACTACGATAAGTTTTATGAAGAAGCTAACATTTCATGTCGCTAGTCAAATATTGTTTGGGATAGCTGATGATTCAACTGAAGAAGCCTTGTATAAAGAGTTTGGATATTGTTTTGAAGCTATGTGGTCCGCACCTTTTAATTTTCCGGGGACAACTTTTAGGAAAGGTATCCAAGCAAGGAAAAGGATTGTAAATACGATGTTACCAATCATGGAGAAAAGGAAGGAACAAATCAAGAAAGGGACACTAAACCCTATGAACGACGTATTGTCTTGCATGTTGTCATTGGAAACAGAAGCTGCCGAGAATGGTGATCATGAAGAACCCATTACGATGAATGAAGTTATTGATAATTTCGTTGCTCTGATGATTGCTAGCCATGATAGTTCAGCTGCAGTCCTGACTTGGGTCATTTGGAAATTGGCTAAAGATCGCGAGATCTATGATAATGTTGTCAGAG AGCAAATGAGCATTATAGAAGAAAGAAAGCAGCGACAAGAAGGTGGTGGTGAAGCTGACGGACTGATATGGGGCGATGTATCCAAAATGAAATACACATGGAGAGTAGTACAAGAAGTG GTATTTTGGGTGGCTTTTTCAACACACATGAACAACGACATATTCAATGACCCGGCAAAATTCGATCCCTCTCGTTTTGACAGCAAGTCTAATATTATCCCCCCTTACTCGTACTTAGCATTCGGAGCAGGCCATCATATTTGCATCGGCCTCGAATTTGCTAGAGTTGAAGCACTGGTAGTGTTGCATCATATGGTGACCAAATTCGAATGGTCACTTGTAAATTCAGACGAGAAACTAACTCGTCTAGCTTTGCCATACCCGGAAATGGGTCTTCCAATCAACCTCATATCAAGAAGCAGTTGTTGA